The genomic interval GGTGTCATAGAATGCCATTATATCGGCATCAAGGACGCTGGTATACCCTTCCTGCTTATACTGTTCAAGCCGTTTGATAGCATCGTGACAGCATCGTGACAGCATCTGTCAGGGCGAAATCCAAAGCTGTTATCTGAGAATCCTTTCTCAAATATTGGCTCTATGATTTGCCTGAACGCCTGCTGTACAATCCTGTCCTTAACAATGGGAATGCCAAGAGGTCTCTTGTCATGCCTGCCTTTGGGGATGTATACCCGCAGGACAGGCGCAGGGTTGTATATGGCAGTCTTGAGTTCCTGATGGATACTCATGATATTCACATCAAGATTGGACTCAAATTGCTTAATACTTACCCTGTCAAGACCAGCTTTGCCTTTATTCTTCTTTACGTGTTTGAAAGCAGCATAAAGGT from Candidatus Kuenenia stuttgartiensis carries:
- a CDS encoding reverse transcriptase domain-containing protein — its product is MLKYHSLRDKVFSLKNLYAAFKHVKKNKGKAGLDRVSIKQFESNLDVNIMSIHQELKTAIYNPAPVLRVYIPKGRHDKRPLGIPIVKDRIVQQAFRQIIEPIFEKGFSDNSFGFRPDRCCHDAVTMLSNGLNSISRKGIPASLMPI